The following proteins are encoded in a genomic region of Chryseobacterium cucumeris:
- a CDS encoding DUF6443 domain-containing protein — protein MKKIIIPIGALLLSNITYAQLSTISSNENYIQSKTYLDYNGTSATKSSETVQYFDGLGRPKQVVNVKASPLGRDVVTHIEYDPFGRQVKDYLPVPQLSTSNGNYYSGPLGVYPNTYGNEKIYSEKVLESSPLDKVLEQKQVGNDWNGKSVKFSYDTNGLNEVYQYISTTSWINGATKSAPSLSSATVYAPNQLYKNSVKDEDGNETIEFKNGKGQVVLVRKVMSPAENVDTYYVYNEYDQLAFVIPPLAVHKPITDDLLNTLCYQYHYDGRGRLVEKKLPGKGWEFMVYDKADRLMLTQDANMKGSGKWLMTKYDQFGRVAYTGIFSSNDSRATIQDQIKDLVIYDARHSTGFVRNGINIYYTAVYFTPESILSVNYYDSYPAYSFNPAFPSTIQGEPVLTETPAADGRSTKGLPVMSFVKNIEDDNWTRNYTYYDTKGRAIGSQSVNHLGGYTHTESKLDFAGITKQTVTKHKRLSTDTERVITETFDYDSQNRLVTHKHKIDNNAEEILAQNTYNEISQVTNKKVGGVTASSPLQQIDYQYNIRGWLTQINDPANLGNDLFGYKIRYNEVQGLEVPNTNYPNQKVKPKYNGNIAEVDWKTSTGANDNVRRYGYVYDPLNRLTAGFYQKDTNPSGKEYNELFAYDLNGNILNLVRTQGLLPGSTEAMVIDNLIYSYTGNRLTKVSDAYLNSLGYPVGGNEIGYDDNGNMTTQLDKGISSIQYNYLNLPRKITQNSKVTDYIYRADGVKVRKVFGTETTDYLDGFQYTNSVLKFFPTSEGYFNVETGKYVYNYTDHLGNVRLSYAKNGAGTEIIEESNYYPFGLKHEGYNGLVGNPAYKYKYQGQELQETGFYNFKWRNYMPDVGRFFNIDPLAEKFTYNSTYAFQENKLGMGVELEGLELLKNHTGFFAIHGNAMRVVRAPGSQMSNGQATFTAAGIGLTTKGYNPGGARISDGSSGLRLKSHAYSGPTPNGATMENVQETPESMDSQKFTTTKRGLEMTNKMIKNYDKLNTAAGGAQELVGLMDLASNIPDAIKSTKAYTQAAKDVKLINSQAKTMDRVIDLVNESGIEMNQQTKNDVINFVFDGTLPNPGAGLMPNSLIIQNGTQILRNNNLPVQPLNQQLNTNKKVLP, from the coding sequence ATGAAAAAGATAATAATACCAATAGGAGCGTTGCTCTTATCCAATATAACCTATGCGCAGCTTTCCACTATTTCAAGCAATGAAAACTATATTCAGTCCAAAACGTATCTGGATTATAATGGAACATCTGCTACCAAATCCTCAGAAACCGTACAGTATTTTGACGGGTTGGGAAGACCAAAACAGGTAGTGAATGTCAAAGCATCACCACTGGGACGTGATGTAGTTACTCATATAGAATATGATCCTTTCGGAAGACAGGTAAAAGATTATTTACCTGTTCCCCAGCTTTCTACCAGCAATGGAAACTATTATTCAGGACCCTTGGGTGTTTATCCTAACACGTATGGTAATGAAAAGATCTATTCTGAAAAAGTTTTGGAAAGCTCACCATTGGACAAGGTTCTGGAACAGAAACAGGTAGGTAATGACTGGAACGGAAAATCTGTAAAGTTCAGCTATGACACCAACGGACTGAATGAAGTCTATCAGTACATTAGTACCACGAGCTGGATAAATGGAGCTACTAAAAGTGCACCGAGCTTATCCTCTGCCACGGTTTATGCCCCAAACCAGCTTTATAAAAACTCTGTCAAAGATGAGGATGGTAATGAAACCATAGAATTTAAAAACGGTAAAGGTCAGGTTGTGTTGGTAAGGAAAGTCATGAGCCCCGCAGAAAATGTGGATACCTATTATGTTTACAATGAATATGACCAGCTGGCTTTTGTCATTCCTCCTCTGGCTGTTCATAAGCCTATTACGGATGATCTTCTCAATACCTTATGCTATCAGTACCATTATGATGGTAGGGGAAGACTGGTGGAAAAAAAGCTTCCCGGAAAAGGCTGGGAGTTTATGGTATATGATAAAGCCGACAGGCTGATGCTTACCCAGGATGCCAATATGAAAGGATCTGGAAAATGGCTGATGACCAAGTATGACCAGTTTGGAAGAGTTGCCTATACAGGAATATTCAGTTCAAATGACAGTAGGGCGACAATACAGGATCAGATCAAGGATTTGGTTATTTATGATGCGCGCCATTCTACAGGTTTTGTAAGGAATGGAATCAATATTTATTATACAGCCGTCTATTTTACCCCTGAAAGTATTTTGTCGGTTAATTATTACGACTCTTATCCTGCTTACAGTTTTAATCCGGCCTTCCCTTCAACAATTCAGGGAGAACCTGTATTGACTGAAACTCCTGCAGCTGACGGAAGAAGTACCAAAGGACTACCTGTAATGAGTTTTGTAAAGAATATTGAGGATGACAACTGGACCAGGAACTATACCTATTATGATACGAAGGGAAGAGCTATTGGAAGTCAGTCTGTGAATCATTTGGGAGGATATACCCACACAGAATCCAAACTGGATTTTGCAGGAATCACGAAACAGACTGTAACAAAACATAAAAGACTGAGTACGGATACCGAAAGGGTCATTACGGAAACCTTTGATTATGACAGTCAGAACCGCCTGGTTACCCATAAACATAAGATTGATAATAATGCTGAAGAAATCCTGGCTCAGAATACCTATAATGAAATTTCCCAGGTTACGAATAAAAAAGTGGGAGGAGTTACAGCTTCTTCTCCGCTTCAGCAGATAGATTACCAATATAATATCCGTGGGTGGCTGACCCAGATCAACGATCCTGCCAACCTTGGAAATGACCTGTTTGGATATAAAATCAGATATAATGAAGTACAAGGTCTGGAAGTCCCCAATACCAATTACCCGAACCAAAAAGTAAAACCGAAATACAACGGCAATATCGCTGAAGTTGATTGGAAAACCTCTACAGGAGCGAATGATAATGTGAGAAGATACGGATATGTTTATGACCCGTTGAACAGGCTTACAGCAGGTTTCTATCAAAAAGACACCAATCCTTCCGGGAAAGAATATAATGAACTCTTTGCTTATGACCTGAACGGGAATATTCTGAATCTGGTAAGAACCCAGGGACTTCTCCCGGGAAGTACTGAGGCCATGGTGATCGATAATCTGATCTACAGCTACACGGGAAACAGGCTTACCAAAGTATCCGATGCCTATCTTAACAGTTTAGGATATCCTGTAGGAGGAAATGAAATAGGCTATGACGATAACGGAAATATGACGACCCAATTGGATAAAGGAATTTCTTCCATTCAATATAATTATCTAAATTTACCACGAAAGATTACCCAGAACTCCAAGGTAACGGATTATATTTACAGAGCAGACGGAGTGAAGGTAAGAAAGGTTTTCGGAACAGAAACAACCGATTATCTGGATGGCTTTCAGTATACCAATTCAGTATTAAAGTTTTTCCCAACATCAGAAGGATATTTTAATGTTGAAACCGGAAAGTACGTGTACAATTATACGGACCACCTTGGAAATGTTAGATTAAGTTATGCTAAAAATGGAGCAGGAACAGAGATCATTGAAGAAAGTAACTATTACCCGTTTGGATTGAAGCATGAGGGGTATAATGGATTGGTAGGAAATCCTGCATATAAGTATAAGTACCAAGGACAAGAGTTGCAGGAGACTGGTTTTTACAATTTTAAGTGGAGAAATTATATGCCCGATGTAGGAAGGTTCTTTAATATTGATCCTTTGGCTGAAAAATTCACATATAATTCTACCTATGCATTCCAGGAAAATAAATTGGGAATGGGTGTTGAATTGGAAGGATTGGAATTACTGAAAAATCATACCGGATTTTTTGCAATTCATGGGAACGCAATGAGAGTTGTCCGAGCTCCGGGATCACAGATGAGTAACGGACAAGCAACCTTTACTGCTGCCGGTATTGGATTGACCACAAAAGGATATAATCCAGGTGGCGCAAGAATATCGGATGGTTCATCAGGTTTAAGATTAAAATCTCATGCTTATAGCGGTCCTACACCAAATGGCGCAACAATGGAAAATGTACAGGAAACGCCGGAAAGTATGGATAGCCAAAAGTTTACCACTACAAAAAGAGGTTTGGAAATGACCAACAAAATGATCAAGAATTATGATAAACTCAATACTGCTGCAGGAGGAGCGCAAGAGTTGGTTGGCTTAATGGATTTAGCTTCTAACATTCCTGATGCCATAAAAAGTACAAAAGCATATACACAAGCTGCTAAAGATGTAAAACTTATTAATTCTCAAGCTAAAACAATGGATAGAGTTATAGATTTGGTAAATGAAAGTGGAATTGAAATGAACCAACAAACGAAAAATGATGTTATCAATTTTGTATTTGATGGAACTTTACCAAATCCTGGAGCAGGATTGATGCCCAATTCTTTAATCATCCAAAACGGAACCCAGATTCTTAGGAATAACAATTTGCCTGTACAGCCTCTTAACCAGCAATTAAACACCAATAAAAAAGTTTTACCGTAA
- a CDS encoding RHS repeat-associated core domain-containing protein: MKVRKVFGTETTDYLDGFQYTNSILKFFPTAEGYFNVETGKYVYNYTDHLGNVRLSYAKNGAGTEIIEESNYYPFGLKHEGYNVLTGNPSYNYKYNGKELQESGMYDYGARMYMPDIGRWFSPDPLSEEFRRWSPYNYAMNNPLRFIDPDGRSATDFVQRKDGSIYWDKNANSQATTKAGETYLGKELTFNFISYIDGKLWDGPRPPAIDPAGVKLTSTLTLTGRENAAGELTSLVGSFESKPGKTPIGKPRDYYPGEGGSNNTFGMQTTSTGINVNFEQHASVSPIEEIGLNLGGYKIVDVAQKLNVNYNSSNGSLSVDTYTNIFPSANVTVSGNGNTSKLMQYNQPSFNKPHLAPYNSVPVGGARAYDFSYYPSRFYKRN, from the coding sequence GTGAAAGTAAGAAAGGTTTTCGGAACAGAAACAACCGATTATCTGGATGGTTTTCAGTATACCAATTCGATATTAAAGTTTTTCCCAACCGCAGAAGGATATTTTAATGTTGAAACTGGAAAGTACGTGTACAATTATACGGACCACCTTGGAAATGTTAGATTAAGTTATGCTAAAAATGGAGCAGGAACAGAGATCATTGAAGAAAGTAACTATTACCCGTTTGGACTGAAACATGAGGGGTATAATGTATTAACAGGAAATCCAAGTTATAATTATAAGTACAATGGCAAGGAACTTCAGGAAAGTGGTATGTATGATTATGGAGCAAGGATGTATATGCCGGATATTGGACGATGGTTTTCCCCAGACCCATTGAGTGAAGAATTTAGAAGATGGTCGCCTTACAACTATGCAATGAATAATCCATTAAGATTTATTGACCCTGATGGAAGGAGTGCAACTGATTTTGTCCAAAGAAAAGACGGTTCTATTTACTGGGATAAAAATGCAAACTCTCAAGCTACGACTAAAGCCGGAGAAACCTACTTGGGAAAAGAGTTAACATTTAATTTTATAAGCTATATTGACGGGAAACTCTGGGATGGTCCTCGCCCTCCAGCTATAGATCCTGCTGGTGTTAAATTAACAAGTACATTAACACTTACAGGTAGAGAAAATGCTGCTGGGGAACTAACAAGCTTAGTGGGAAGTTTTGAATCTAAACCAGGAAAAACCCCAATAGGTAAGCCTAGAGACTATTATCCGGGAGAAGGAGGTAGCAACAATACTTTTGGTATGCAAACGACATCTACAGGGATTAATGTAAATTTTGAACAGCATGCAAGTGTATCTCCAATTGAAGAGATTGGATTGAATTTGGGAGGATATAAAATAGTAGATGTCGCTCAAAAACTGAATGTTAATTACAATAGCAGTAATGGTAGCCTTTCTGTAGACACCTATACTAATATATTTCCTTCAGCTAATGTAACCGTTTCTGGTAATGGCAATACTTCTAAATTGATGCAGTATAACCAGCCTTCATTTAATAAGCCTCATTTAGCTCCTTATAACAGTGTTCCTGTGGGCGGAGCCAGAGCTTATGATTTTTCATATTACCCATCAAGATTTTATAAAAGAAATTAA
- a CDS encoding RHS repeat domain-containing protein has protein sequence MDYIYRADGVKQKKVFGTETTDYLDGFQYTNSILKFFPTAEGYFNVETGKYVYNYTDHLGNVRVSYAKNGAGLEIIEESNYYPFGLKHEGYNVLTGNPSYKYKYNSKELQETGMYDYGARFYMPDIGRFGTVDPRSQYTHEAYSYVWNNPVQFNDPTGMEGEEGKCPPNCPSGVSAINILPSGQTETSIQEITLTGKAADKSFGPGSLAMSAFIVSQADSPVPGPGDVIGGLMLIGAGVWWTYDYFATPRQAIQLLQILVQE, from the coding sequence ATGGATTATATTTACAGAGCAGACGGAGTGAAACAAAAAAAGGTTTTCGGAACAGAAACAACCGATTATCTGGATGGTTTTCAGTATACCAATTCGATATTAAAGTTTTTCCCAACCGCAGAAGGATATTTTAATGTTGAAACCGGAAAGTATGTATATAATTATACGGACCACCTTGGAAATGTTAGAGTAAGCTATGCTAAAAATGGAGCAGGATTAGAGATCATTGAAGAAAGTAATTATTATCCTTTTGGACTGAAGCATGAGGGATATAATGTATTAACAGGAAATCCAAGTTATAAGTACAAATATAATAGTAAGGAACTCCAAGAGACTGGAATGTATGATTATGGAGCGAGATTTTATATGCCAGATATAGGGCGGTTTGGAACAGTAGATCCTAGAAGTCAATATACTCATGAAGCTTATAGCTATGTTTGGAATAATCCGGTACAATTTAATGATCCTACAGGAATGGAAGGAGAGGAAGGAAAATGTCCTCCGAATTGCCCAAGTGGTGTGTCTGCGATAAATATACTTCCAAGTGGTCAGACAGAAACATCAATACAGGAAATTACCCTTACCGGGAAAGCAGCAGATAAAAGTTTTGGTCCGGGAAGTTTGGCAATGTCAGCATTCATTGTTTCTCAGGCAGATTCTCCTGTGCCTGGTCCTGGAGATGTTATTGGTGGGTTGATGTTGATAGGAGCAGGAGTTTGGTGGACATATGATTACTTTGCCACACCAAGACAGGCTATACAACTATTGCAGATCCTGGTGCAGGAATGA
- a CDS encoding bacteriocin-like protein has product MKNLRKLSKRELKTVQGGIPMCLAGYFWCSLERKCIPVGSPCGLIID; this is encoded by the coding sequence ATGAAAAATCTAAGAAAACTTTCAAAAAGAGAATTAAAAACTGTTCAGGGTGGTATCCCGATGTGTCTGGCAGGGTATTTCTGGTGCTCACTGGAAAGAAAATGTATTCCGGTAGGGTCACCATGCGGACTTATTATCGATTAA
- the purB gene encoding adenylosuccinate lyase, producing MNSYKNPLEERYSSEEMLFNFSHNNKFQNWRKLWIALAEIEKDLGLEITDEQIAELKANAENIDYEKAAEYEKKFRHDVMAHVHAYGDVAPSAKGIIHLGATSAFVGDNTDLIQIRDGLLILKKKLVNVMKNLADFAIQYKDLPTLGFTHFQPAQLTTVGKRATLWLQSLVLDIEELDFFLETLRFRGVKGTTGTAASFLELFNGDYSKVKHLDKELSKRFGFDKVFGVSGQTYDRKIDAKVVALLGNIAQSAHKFTNDLRLLQNLKEIEEPFEKNQIGSSAMAYKRNPMRSERIGALAKYVMSLTTSSAMVASTQWFERTLDDSANKRLTIPQAFLAVDAILLIWNNILNGIVVYPNRINKHIMEELPFMATEYIIMEEVKAGGDRQEIHEVIRVHSMEASKKVKEEGKENDLIERILNDDSLKLDKSKLKEVLDPKNFIGFAPIQTEEFVKNEVQPIIDQNKDLIGLEADLKV from the coding sequence ATGAATTCCTACAAAAATCCATTGGAAGAGCGCTACTCCAGTGAAGAAATGTTATTTAACTTCTCACACAATAACAAATTCCAGAATTGGAGAAAGCTTTGGATAGCTCTTGCTGAAATCGAAAAAGACCTTGGACTTGAAATTACAGACGAGCAGATCGCTGAGTTAAAAGCTAATGCTGAAAACATCGATTATGAGAAAGCAGCAGAGTATGAAAAAAAATTCCGTCATGATGTAATGGCTCACGTTCACGCTTATGGGGATGTGGCGCCTTCAGCAAAAGGAATTATCCACCTGGGAGCTACTTCAGCTTTTGTAGGAGACAATACAGACTTAATTCAGATCCGTGACGGACTTTTAATCTTAAAGAAAAAGTTGGTTAACGTCATGAAGAACTTAGCAGACTTTGCTATTCAGTATAAAGACCTTCCCACTTTAGGGTTTACACACTTCCAACCGGCTCAGCTGACAACAGTTGGGAAAAGAGCTACACTTTGGTTACAGAGTTTGGTTCTTGACATCGAAGAACTGGATTTCTTCCTTGAAACCCTTCGTTTCAGAGGAGTAAAAGGAACAACAGGAACAGCTGCCAGTTTCCTTGAGCTTTTCAACGGTGATTATTCCAAAGTAAAACACCTAGATAAAGAACTTTCAAAAAGATTCGGCTTCGATAAAGTTTTCGGAGTTTCCGGACAGACTTACGATAGAAAAATTGATGCGAAAGTAGTTGCTTTATTAGGAAATATTGCACAATCTGCGCATAAATTCACAAACGATTTACGTCTACTTCAAAACCTTAAGGAAATTGAAGAACCATTCGAGAAAAACCAGATCGGTTCATCGGCGATGGCTTACAAGCGTAATCCAATGAGAAGCGAAAGAATCGGAGCATTGGCAAAATATGTAATGTCTCTGACGACAAGTTCTGCAATGGTGGCCTCTACACAATGGTTTGAAAGAACATTGGACGACTCTGCCAACAAGAGATTAACCATTCCTCAGGCGTTTTTAGCCGTGGATGCTATTCTTTTGATCTGGAACAACATTCTGAACGGAATTGTAGTATATCCAAACAGAATCAACAAGCACATTATGGAAGAGCTTCCTTTCATGGCGACAGAATATATCATCATGGAAGAAGTAAAAGCAGGTGGTGACCGTCAGGAAATCCACGAGGTGATCAGAGTTCACTCTATGGAAGCTTCAAAGAAAGTGAAAGAAGAAGGAAAAGAAAACGACCTTATCGAAAGAATCTTAAATGATGATTCTTTAAAACTAGACAAATCAAAACTGAAAGAAGTTTTAGATCCTAAAAACTTTATTGGTTTCGCGCCGATCCAGACGGAAGAATTCGTCAAGAACGAGGTACAGCCGATTATAGACCAAAACAAAGACTTAATAGGATTGGAAGCTGATCTTAAAGTATAA
- a CDS encoding WG repeat-containing protein: MKKLLLTIILTPVISFSQTKEDLHYFKSKDSLVGVKDKAGKIIVPAQFKIFSFLKDGDPVEGETILFDGSKEGEKPEKNAWGYVYDRNGKFLYQPFLFDNGADYFSEGLRRLVKNGKVGFADRNGNTVIVAKHDFAFPFNYGYAAFCDGCDWEKTNDEHRSIVGGKWGVMNVKGETVQPLAKPSEKDVEIDGKYYPNQFQYNEKEKNILQFFEKQKKKLSDLYYVNFYSKLSEKEKNLFFEIVERPKENFPYYQVNTYNHKKKDLDMLYRFKFLVSEDGKTFYAIEDFNEKKVPFENWLKEEIKNAEDFQKEHKDNPNKFINK; encoded by the coding sequence ATGAAAAAACTACTACTAACCATTATATTAACACCAGTCATTTCTTTTTCTCAGACTAAAGAAGATTTACATTATTTCAAATCCAAAGATTCTTTAGTAGGAGTAAAAGATAAAGCAGGAAAAATAATTGTTCCTGCACAGTTCAAAATCTTTTCATTTCTAAAAGATGGAGATCCTGTAGAAGGGGAAACCATTCTTTTTGATGGCAGTAAAGAAGGTGAAAAACCGGAGAAAAATGCATGGGGCTATGTGTATGACAGAAATGGGAAATTCCTGTATCAGCCTTTCCTTTTTGACAATGGGGCAGATTATTTCTCTGAAGGACTGAGAAGATTGGTTAAAAATGGTAAAGTAGGATTTGCAGACCGAAACGGGAATACTGTTATTGTAGCTAAGCACGATTTTGCATTTCCTTTTAATTATGGATATGCTGCATTTTGTGACGGCTGTGACTGGGAAAAAACAAATGACGAGCACAGATCCATTGTAGGAGGAAAATGGGGCGTGATGAATGTCAAAGGAGAAACGGTTCAGCCATTGGCAAAACCATCAGAAAAGGATGTTGAAATAGATGGTAAATATTATCCTAATCAGTTTCAGTATAATGAAAAGGAGAAGAATATCCTTCAGTTCTTTGAAAAGCAGAAGAAAAAATTATCAGATCTTTATTATGTAAATTTTTACAGTAAACTGTCTGAAAAAGAAAAGAATCTTTTTTTTGAAATCGTAGAAAGACCAAAAGAAAACTTTCCGTATTATCAGGTGAATACCTATAATCACAAGAAGAAAGATTTGGATATGCTGTACCGTTTCAAATTCCTGGTTTCAGAAGATGGAAAAACATTTTATGCCATTGAGGATTTTAATGAAAAGAAAGTTCCTTTTGAAAACTGGCTGAAAGAAGAAATAAAAAATGCAGAAGACTTTCAGAAAGAACATAAGGATAATCCGAATAAATTTATCAATAAATAA
- a CDS encoding YhcG family protein encodes MTDLKELVDKTRSQVAAQVNSAMVVLYWEIGKRINEDVLDNKRAEYGKEVIVQISQQLTLEFGNSFSEKNIRKMMQFASVFSDFNIVASAMRQLSWTHFLLLIPISQDTKRNFYLEVCKIENWSVRVLREKINSLLFERTAISKKPEEIIDKELKKWSENNISNPDLVFKDPYFLDFLELKDTFSEKDLEEAIIVELQKFISELGSDFAFLSRQKRITIDNRDYYLDLLFYHRKLKSLVVIELKLGEFEASHKGQMELYLSYLNKYEKVEGENPPIGLILCSGKNSEHIELMNLEGDNIKVAEYLLILPSEKVLLEKLHRSIEIARNKFENKK; translated from the coding sequence ATGACCGATCTTAAGGAGCTGGTAGACAAGACAAGAAGTCAGGTCGCTGCTCAGGTAAACTCGGCAATGGTGGTTTTGTACTGGGAAATAGGAAAAAGAATAAATGAAGATGTTTTAGATAATAAGAGGGCAGAGTATGGTAAAGAAGTTATTGTACAAATCTCTCAACAACTTACGTTAGAATTTGGAAATTCATTTTCTGAGAAAAATATCCGAAAAATGATGCAGTTTGCGTCTGTTTTTAGTGATTTTAATATTGTCGCATCAGCGATGCGACAATTATCATGGACTCACTTTCTGCTTCTCATTCCTATTTCACAAGATACTAAAAGAAACTTTTATCTTGAAGTTTGTAAAATTGAAAATTGGAGTGTCAGAGTCTTAAGAGAGAAAATCAATTCTCTGCTTTTTGAACGAACAGCAATAAGCAAAAAGCCTGAGGAAATAATAGATAAAGAACTGAAAAAATGGTCTGAAAATAATATTTCAAACCCTGATTTGGTTTTTAAAGATCCCTATTTTCTTGATTTTTTGGAATTGAAAGATACATTTTCTGAAAAAGATTTAGAAGAAGCCATTATCGTGGAACTTCAAAAATTCATTTCTGAGTTGGGAAGTGATTTTGCATTTCTTTCAAGACAAAAAAGAATCACAATAGATAATAGAGACTACTACCTGGATTTGCTTTTCTATCATAGGAAACTAAAATCTTTAGTCGTTATCGAACTAAAATTAGGTGAATTTGAAGCCAGCCATAAAGGGCAGATGGAGCTTTATCTCTCATACCTTAATAAATATGAAAAAGTAGAAGGTGAAAACCCTCCCATTGGTTTAATCCTTTGTTCCGGGAAAAATTCCGAACATATAGAACTCATGAATCTGGAAGGGGATAATATAAAAGTAGCAGAATATTTACTTATCTTACCTTCAGAAAAAGTTTTGCTTGAAAAATTGCATCGTTCAATAGAGATAGCAAGAAATAAATTTGAAAATAAAAAATAA